Proteins from a single region of Alphaproteobacteria bacterium:
- a CDS encoding DEAD/DEAH box helicase: MTETTDTSSTAPGMALQALLRNAKTSALREVIGPSIVDTLRGLDPELDSGTRLGELAASLIEPSEALRDPEMRNRIIRMLPLPKARELGGHLGAKDGRTLYDDLCTAAADPAALTVLYSFFGVVRDVRAPADSSPDAMKAAAGYALFDHQRAAAERVVHALGNAPHKVILHMPTGAGKTRTAMHIVAEHLRRSEPTVVCWLAQNAELLDQAADEFENAWRFLGNRETGLVRFWGHRRPDVLDIQDGVIVSGLAKMSALDNRDPATLLRLADRVSLTIIDEAHQAIAPTYAAILTALYSKRPHNALLGLTATPGRSWSDIGEDRKLSDYFDGRKVTLEVEGYDDPVSFLIDQKYLARPIFRTLNSDAGLKLSENDVNALSSAIDVPEQILERLGTDTQRNLKILSAVEDLMTRHRRVIVFAPSVENARMLTAILSIRGHEAFVVTGQSNTAERERIIRRFKSKDNRAMVVVNYGVLTTGFDAPATSAAVIARPTRSLVLYSQMVGRATRGTRAGGNDEAEIVTVVDPHLPGFGSVADAFKNWEDVWDEPDRSC, encoded by the coding sequence ATGACGGAAACCACGGATACATCCTCAACCGCTCCGGGCATGGCGCTGCAAGCACTTCTGCGCAACGCCAAGACATCGGCATTGCGGGAGGTGATCGGTCCGTCGATCGTGGATACGCTTCGGGGGCTCGATCCCGAGCTGGATTCCGGCACCCGTCTCGGTGAGCTGGCGGCCAGCCTCATCGAGCCATCCGAAGCATTGCGTGACCCGGAAATGCGCAACCGCATCATCCGCATGCTGCCCTTACCCAAGGCGCGCGAGCTTGGCGGGCATCTCGGTGCGAAAGACGGCCGCACGCTTTATGACGATCTCTGCACAGCCGCCGCCGACCCCGCGGCGCTGACTGTGTTGTACTCGTTCTTCGGCGTGGTCCGGGACGTTCGCGCGCCGGCGGACTCATCGCCGGACGCCATGAAGGCGGCTGCCGGTTACGCGCTGTTCGATCACCAGCGCGCCGCCGCCGAGCGTGTCGTTCACGCTCTGGGTAACGCGCCGCACAAGGTCATTCTTCATATGCCCACCGGTGCCGGCAAAACCCGCACGGCAATGCACATCGTCGCGGAGCATCTGCGCCGGAGCGAGCCCACCGTCGTTTGCTGGCTGGCCCAGAATGCGGAACTTCTCGACCAGGCCGCCGACGAGTTCGAAAACGCATGGCGCTTCCTCGGCAACCGGGAAACCGGACTCGTGCGTTTCTGGGGGCACAGAAGACCGGATGTTCTCGACATACAGGACGGCGTGATCGTCTCCGGCCTCGCCAAGATGTCCGCGCTCGACAACCGCGATCCCGCAACCCTGCTGCGTCTGGCGGACCGCGTCTCGTTGACGATCATCGACGAGGCGCACCAGGCGATTGCGCCGACCTACGCGGCGATCCTCACGGCCCTCTACAGCAAGCGACCGCACAACGCCTTGCTCGGACTGACGGCGACGCCGGGACGAAGCTGGTCGGATATCGGCGAGGACCGCAAGCTTTCGGATTATTTCGACGGCCGCAAGGTCACGCTCGAAGTCGAGGGTTACGACGACCCGGTCTCGTTCCTGATCGACCAGAAGTACCTTGCGCGGCCTATCTTCCGCACACTCAATTCCGATGCGGGCCTCAAACTGAGCGAGAACGATGTAAATGCGCTCTCGTCCGCGATCGACGTGCCGGAGCAGATTCTGGAACGTCTGGGTACGGACACGCAGCGCAACCTGAAAATCCTGTCCGCTGTCGAAGACCTGATGACGCGGCACCGCCGCGTCATCGTTTTTGCGCCTTCCGTGGAGAATGCGCGCATGCTTACGGCGATCTTGTCCATACGGGGACATGAAGCATTCGTCGTGACGGGACAAAGCAATACGGCGGAAAGGGAAAGAATAATAAGGCGTTTTAAAAGTAAAGATAATCGCGCTATGGTGGTTGTGAACTATGGTGTCTTAACCACCGGATTCGATGCGCCCGCGACAAGCGCGGCGGTCATCGCGCGCCCGACACGGTCGCTTGTTCTTTACAGCCAGATGGTCGGCAGGGCGACGCGCGGTACACGTGCCGGTGGAAACGACGAGGCCGAGATTGTAACGGTTGTCGATCCGCACTTGCCGGGCTTTGGCAGCGTTGCCGACGCATTCAAGAACTGGGAGGACGTTTGGGATGAGCCTGACAGAAGCTGCTGA